A segment of the Puntigrus tetrazona isolate hp1 unplaced genomic scaffold, ASM1883169v1 S000000586, whole genome shotgun sequence genome:
TGACTATattcttctgatttctgaagatcatgtgactctgaagactggagaaatgatgctgaaaattcagcagcATCGCAGAAATCAATtacaatttaacatattttaactgTAATGATATTTGAgttgtttactgtatttctggTCAAACAAACTTGTtgagaagagacttcttttcaTCTCAATTATTCCACATTTCTGTCCAGTAGAGTAATTTTAGAGGATTATGAACAGATTCATATAAATACATCTCAGTGTGTTATGATcggtgtgtgtctgcgtgtgaaTTAAAAGCGTCTCGTCTGCCAGCAGGAAATCCTGATGCTGACTGACAGCTCATTCATCCTCAGCGGCCAATCACACGTCGCTCACAGCCCAAGCCCCGCCTCCAGTGACCTCTCTAATCTGAAGATGACACGCTTGTAAATCTCCCAATGACAGATTACACACTAAATATAGAGACTTCACACTGCCACTCGCCGCTGATtagctctctgtgtgtgtgtgtgtgtgtgtgtgtgtgtgtgtgtgtgtgtgtgtgtgtgtgtgttactcacCCAGCAGAGCCTGAAACAGGTCACTCTGAAAGATGGTCAAGAGTCTTTCAGCACGACTCCTGAAACCTTCATCACCTGCTGATTGACAGGCTTCCATCGCCTGCAGCGCTCGCTCCgtatctgacacacacacacacacacacacacacacacgtaacgGTCTAATGTGTGTCACAGTaacccagaacataacagaaaCACCAACAACACGTCATAGATTGcatcacacactctctcacacactctctcacacacactctctctcacacacacacacacaccctctctcacacacaccctctctcacacacacacacacacacacacacacacacacacacacacacacacacacacacacacacacacacacacacacacacacacacacacacacacacacacactctctcacacactctcacacacacacacacacacacacacacacactcacactctcacacaacacaccacacacacacacacacacacacacacacactcacacacgaaCTCATACtcatttactcacacacacacacacacattttgttatCTTAGTGAGTATAGTcttctgctcacacacacacactcacacacacacacacaaacatgttcaGAACACTAGATCTACATCAGAACTACTTCTGTCTGATTTATATGACACACACGGTCAAACGTCCTGATCTCTTTCACTTTCACAAAGAGACCACACTTCacatacactcactcactcagtgcagttcatttactcacacacacacacacattttgttatCTTAGTGAGTATAGTCTTCTGCTGTGTTTTCTCTCCCCGTCACAGaaacatgttcacacacacacacacacacacacacacacacacgaccagTCAACACGTCCTGAGTTCACTTTCTTAAGAGACCACACTTACATCCTCACGAGTGCagttcaacacacacacacacacacacacacacacacacacacatactttcagtttctctcgctctcacacacacacacacacacacacacacactcagtgtcACTCTCTGTCTCGTTCAGTTACTCTCTCagtctcactctctcacacactcagactcactctcttacacacacacacacacagtgtcacTCTCTCACTCAGTTACACTCTCAGTCTCATTCAGTTACTCTCTCAGTCtcactctcttacacacacacacacacagtgtcactctgtctcactcactcactctctcacacacacactctctcttggGGCTGGACGGGTCTCACCTTCTCGTTTGAGAGGCATGTTGGTTGTCGTTGTCTCTGCGGTGTTTCCGTCTCCAGCTGTCGTTTCATCCTCTGAACTTAAACCTCTTTAGGGCTTTGAGCTCCGGCCCTGCGGCCtgctgggaaatgtagttcaaGCTGGCCATCTGTCAGTCAAGTGATCATCAGCATCCCTCACGACTGATCTAATAGAGCTGCAAGGCTTCATGTGCTTTCAGGCAGTTGAGCTCATACGAATAAACAGAACACATGACCGACCTAAATCAAGgattaaaactcatttttggCAAATTCAAGCTTCTCTAACAGTGAATGTCAACATTGTTGGATGATTATTGACTCAGAGGCCAGAGAATagtttgaaagtattttttgcataaaagtgGCTGATTTCTTATCTTTTATTTTGCTCCACCTGGTCTCCATTAACAGCGTCTAAAAGGTGCTCAAAGTTCATCAGCCTATGGCAGCCATGTTTTTTAAGAGACCTGTCCTTATAGACACCTCATGTTCAAGTAAGTGTCCTCTGCTCCAGAAGTTTTACATGAAGATCGATGACCCTTGACCCCTGATAACATTCACAGAGACGCAGCTCCACGTCAGTTATCTAGTTCTAAACAAGAAATCACATctgcacaagtgtgtgtgtgttttctgtaaagCAACAGCTCTGCTGCCCTCTCctggtgagacacacacacagtcttcaAACAGGTTGTATAGACCCGTTTCTATCTTTAGAAATAAAGACTCTTCTGGGCTGTCAACGCAGCTATTTTTAACAGCGGGTTTGATCTCCAGacgttgtgtttttattgatctGAATGTCTCTGAAGTTGAGTTGCTTTCATAACTGATGAATTTGTCAGCATTAATGAGTTCGAGGGATACACGCCTCTTTAAAACACTCCACTGCATAGAAATAAATCACCTGAGCTGACTCTAGTTGAGCTTCGGACCTCATTGACTTTCATCACATGATGATCACCAGAACATCTGAAGCTCATGGAGAACTCATGAAAACCATACAGAACGATCAGTCACTCGTCATCATAAACATCaggcacaaaaacaaacatgtcatTGATGAGAAACATCAGGTTTATTGACACGGCGGTTCAGAACCTCAGGACACACACCGACACCCATGTGACCCGACCGGCCACCAATCACAGCCCGagggaggtcagaggtcaaacagTCTCTGCTGCAGCAAACTCTGACGGGCAGAACGGTTaaaaacagagcaaacaggAAGTAGTCCAGCCCTCTGTCCGCAGGGCACAGGAAGAAACAAACCTTAGAAGCACGACGCTACAAAAccacgtgtgtgtgttaaatcAGAAAAATCACATGATGAGTCCAACACCCGCTTCCTGAGACTCACTTCCTGTTGGAGGCGGGGCCTTTGTGAAACAGGTAAATCGACCTCTGGAGTCCtgaataagaaaagaaaacagaatcaaACATGTGACCATTTTACAAatccagatgtgtgtgtgtgattttaaaatcttattaattacctataaagccctgaatggtttatctcctcaatacttgagcgagctcttatcacattatagtcctgcacgtccgctgcgttctcaaaactctggccatttgataatacctagaatatcaaaatcaactgcgggcggcagatccttttcctatctagcacctaaactctggaaccatctccctaactctgttcaggaggcagacacactctttcagtttaaatctagattaaagacacatctttttaacttattctacacataacacaccaacacaccttttattattcaaatccgttaaaggatttttaggctgcattacttagatttgctggaaccgggaacactactcctacaatacgatgtacttgtgacatcgtaaaaagaatggcatctacgctaatattagtcctgtctctttctcaatctgtcttcacagtttgtatccagactagatggtggatcagcacccagagattatgttcatcagagaccagaacacctagatgaactctgtggacagatcaccagatcctgatgcacacacatgtcgcctctggcttgttttgttggggacacttaatttctagtgattagcgttaaattgattacagagactgtctctacatttaaaaacaaattcttcactctcgtcattataacatcacacacacacaggtgaccTACATGATGAGAACACTAGTATTATCAGCAGCTAAAGATGGTTTTCTCTCTTCTGCTGCAGCGTGTCAGtaaatatcagtttattttccaaacattaattgtaataattcagtgagatgtttgagatctgatcatcatcagtctgtctgaagaaacagaacaaactgagactCAATCCAGAAGAAGTCTGAGACGCTTCAAGAAAGATACCTGCAGAGATCCTGAGAAACTCTGCTCACAAGCCCTGCTTTAAACACAAAGACGCTCAGAGTTCGCTAAGTTCATAGAAAAgacaattgtgtgtgtgagtgcgagtgtgagtgtgtgtgtgtgtgtgtgtaccgttaGCGCCGCTGTGAGGCGTCCCGATCAGCTCGTAGCTGCTGAAGCCCACCTCAGCTGTCAGGAAAGAGCTGAACTGATCTGGCTTCAGTCGGATGCTCCTGTAGTTCCTGTACATCacctcctacacacacacacacacacacacacacagttaatcCATCACATCTGTCAAATGAGCtgcagttacaaaaaaaaaaaaaaatttattgtacTCTTATTTACTCGCTGCGTTGCTCTTGTGTGTAAGACTAGCAGAGAACGTGTGTTTCTGAAGAACGGTGTGCAGTTAAACATCAAGATCTAAAGAGATATGAGACCGCACTCTCTTCAGTAAACACTCTAGTGTCCACTGAGCAGGGCAGATATGAACACACTACAAGGTGAGGCTAGTACTTCCACTCGTCTCTAGAGGTTTCTGTAAGCAGGCAGGTATGAATGCTGCTGAATTGCAGATGACTTTTCGTGATTTATTTGTTGATGTTAGATAACAGTGTGTTGAATCACGTGACCTTTGATCACCTGGAGATATAATAAGTGCCACAGCGCAAAACTGTGTGaaagttttcaaataaatttttggAGCTTCAGTGTTGCACAATTTTCATGTAAAACAGTCTCCACTGGATGAATTAAAtccaataataatttttttttaacaaacaaaaaatgcgtttcattgtttgtttatcatttgacacaaaaaaaagaggattATTCATCTAAACCTTAAGTGTTCacaagaaaacttttttttgattaCAGGCACAAATAGATCTGTGtatctgtgctgtgtgtgtttcatggGGACAGAGGTATTCAAatctgaaggtggtttatgaggacactgcccatgtccccataattcaaaaggtaaaaaaaaaaaaaaaaaaaaaaaaagtgatgcattCCTGAAAATCTAGAAATGagagtagtttcctgtaagagaacaataacacatacagcgtgtacagaataaaaacattatacctatgaagagtcctcataaaccacaaatacaaatgtgtgtgtgactgtgtgtgtgtgtgtgtgtgtgtgtgtgtgtgtgtgtgtgtgtgtgtgactgtgtgtgtgtgtgtgtgtgactgtgtacCGTGAGTCTCTTGCGGCGGCTGTAGGAGCTCCAGGGCTGGGGTTCGAGGATCAGGACTCCTCCAGGTAACAGGTGTCTGTAGATGCGCTGAAACAGTCTCTGGATTCCAGCGTCTCCGTGGTTCAGATGAACCCACTTGGTCAAACTCAGACACAGAATGACATCATACTCGGCACTCTGGGACATCACCGCCTCATCACTGTCCGGCACATAGTtgccctacacacacacacacacacatatcagaAGCAGCTCAGTAGAGTTAAGGGAGTCATTAGATTCAAGTTTATATGAAACACCACCCAGAGACAGCTGCTACAGtgcctgtctctttaaatgataatgagctctgctgaccccgccccaaTATGATaaaatctctctcacacacacacacacacacacacacacacacacacattacctTCAGGAAGCAGACGTTGCCGGGGAACAGGCCGGGGGTGTGAGGCATTATGGGAGGAGCAGCGATGGGTCCACGGCAGCGTGTGAAGGAAACAGGAAACCTGCGTAACCCCTGACCCTGCTCCATCAGAGACGCCAACCCTGTCTGACCCCCGACCTCTGATCCTTCCCCCGGCGGCCCACCGCTCAACCCGCTCaactcagacaggaagtagcgCAGGTTCTGGCGGGCGATGCGCACCAGCTCCCCGTCGATGTCGACGCCCAGCACGCGCTCGGGGCTCCAGTGCCCGGCGACGGCGAGGGTCACGTGACCTGTGCTGCAACCCACGTCTAGGACTTTCTTCCCACGGAACCACTCGGGTTTGAACACAGCCAGGCGCGGGTCTGCGCTCGGTGACGGCGTGCGGTAACCATAGTAACGGCTGTAGCTTCCGTACTGGAACGTGCGGGGCGTCTTGTGAGGGGGTTTCATAGCCCTTGGGGGCGGAGCTCCACTGACTCCACCCACTACAGGAGTGTGGAAGGCCT
Coding sequences within it:
- the mepceb gene encoding 7SK snRNA methylphosphate capping enzyme: MCFVMSVQSELPAGGGASLHAHPPPVTIQDEVSANMVLTELAANHVTPQDELVKNGLQSRVETQKLGKRRYTVSVGFKHPSLSKRRRRANSECDPVLPSNFLLGGNIFDPLNLNSLLDEEVSKALNAQTPKSSPLPRKSRDPVEILIPKDITDPLNLSGRGGDSAEGVLVSPLKNRRRHRNRHHPGATAEPSEGERSKVNDGSGVSVSSDKPVEESPRSYELNTLINCRDEVVPPILPRRRSRPSSLSSAPQAQPSKHKKRRRTNSRSDRLSITPTKRTVTHSQAFHTPVVGGVSGAPPPRAMKPPHKTPRTFQYGSYSRYYGYRTPSPSADPRLAVFKPEWFRGKKVLDVGCSTGHVTLAVAGHWSPERVLGVDIDGELVRIARQNLRYFLSELSGLSGGPPGEGSEVGGQTGLASLMEQGQGLRRFPVSFTRCRGPIAAPPIMPHTPGLFPGNVCFLKGNYVPDSDEAVMSQSAEYDVILCLSLTKWVHLNHGDAGIQRLFQRIYRHLLPGGVLILEPQPWSSYSRRKRLTEVMYRNYRSIRLKPDQFSSFLTAEVGFSSYELIGTPHSGANGLQRSIYLFHKGPASNRK